The Alnus glutinosa chromosome 3, dhAlnGlut1.1, whole genome shotgun sequence nucleotide sequence TAAGGTAGTACaccttagaaaaaaaaaaaaaaaagcttttgaaAATGTAAACTAATCCCTTGGTTATCATTCTGGACGTATGGTACTTATgatctttttctttgtcttttatttttttctaaaaacctTGCACTTGACTTTTTATACATCACGacttttcttttggtttcttgGCAACCAAGCTACTTATTAGGCTTGGGTgaaaattgagagagaaaagCTTTATGAAACTTTCGCAAAGAGACGTCGGGGTGTGGCAAACATTTGGGATTGCGGAATTtttgtttgagtaatagtaaaaagtgattgatatgatataaagtataaaattgtttgaatttgttttataaaaaaataaaaaagtcttgttttgtagagagtttttatttaaatagtaataaaaaattattgatgtgttataaaaagtgacaaaaaaaaaaaaaaagaggaaaaggaaaaagaaaaaaaaaagaggagagtatgttttggatttgacttttttagaataagtgaaaaaaatagaaatgaaattgaaaatgtTTACCAAACACCCTAGTCTATTTTATAGAGAAGCCTAGGAAATAGTTCTAGAAATgtaaatttcaaataagttatgTTCATCTTGGTCGATCCATTCTATTCCTCTTGCTCTTTGAATCCCGATTCTTAGTAATTATTGTGAGATGACCTTTTGTAAAGTTCGAAAACAAATTCTCTCAAGTTCAAATGAATCGGAGAGTATCCAATTTTTGTAAAAGTAAGAACAAAATTGTCTTAtcacatttttttaacaattatatCATTACTTTTACAAGGACCTAATACTCTTCGGTTCATTTGAATTTGAGCGGCGGAAATGATCCAAATACATACCTATTCAAGCAATCTATTTATTCGGACcgataaattttattaaaaataaaaaaatcgtaGTTATTTATTCGAATGGCTAGCCATTAATCCAAATAATTGGTAGAGAtctaattaaattcatattccTCACCTATGAAAATGGTCATTGAAAATTGAGCCAATTTATAATATGCTAAGGATCACCTTCGTTCTCTGATTGTGATTAATTTGAGAAGGATTTATGATCATCTAAGTTCTCCGCCATAGAATTTTATACAGATTgtttcctaatttttatttacttttgtaGCTGGGaatcacttgtttttttttttctacaatgtAAAGCTAAAATGCGAGAAACATATATATCGTACGAACCCTCATAGCCGACAAAAGTAAAGTAATTGTACGAGGTCGAAGAAATTCATGCATGTGAAATGAAAGGACACTAAAGATTAGCCACTAGCCGTTGCTTTTCCATGAAAAGCCACTTCCATATATAACTCTAAATCAAAAGTTAATATTAGCACATGTAACCTtatcattttcctctttttctttttatgtttcaGTTGCCCTAAAGCTTAGCTGCTAAGTCTTACTTCGTATCACCCCACTGAAAAGCATAagttattatttatcttttactgttttttactttaataattGAACCTTATCATTTTGTTTCAAAGTACtcataaatttgattggaatcaaATATGATAATAAGGAAAAGTCAGATTGAATCTTTTACTTACATCTTGTATACAAAACTTCAAGCGTACAATACATGGTGAGAATTCGTATTTCATGTACATGGGCATAGAATTATGTATTTAGGcctatgctatatatatatatatatactttcgtATTGCCGTACTAAATCCATTGGAAGATTCATCATCATTCACATACCAAACATGGCAACGACCAAATTAAGCCTGAAGCTTTAATTTCATAGACAAGAAGAGGCAACGGGTGCTCTTTGCTGAAGCAGACAAGGAATTTGTTGATTTCCTCTTTAGCATCTTCACTCTGCCCGTCGGAGCTGTCACGAGGCTTCTGAAAGAGGGAGGCGGCATGGTGGGCTGCTTGCCAAGCCTCTACCGGAGCATTGAAAATATGGGTGTTACTTACATCCAACCAGACAAAGACAAACGCTTTCTGCTGCAACCCAACGTCGTCATGCCTGGTGCTAAACTCCCTCTCCTATTGCCAAACGTTGGCTCAACATTCCGTCAATTGTATAGGTGTCCGTACTCATACATTTCCAGCAACTGAAGCAGTTACGTGGCTGATGACAATAGCACAATTTGTCCTCTGTGCAACAATAAGATGGACCGGATCGTAACATTAATCATAGACCCACCAAGAGCAATCAGGGCATCCCCCAACAGTGAGGAAGGTTACGTGAAACTGATGGTTACATACATGGTGATGGATGATATATATGTAGGGTCATGAAGCCCTCTTCCTCCAGCATTCTTGTCACTCTTCTTGCCAAGTTTAATGTGAAGGATATAGGGAATATTGAGGAGAAAGTTGTCGATGTGGGCATGGATGAGGTATGCCGCTCATCACTCATCCCCtggcagggacggagccagaagttcttacgggcaggggccaatggccgaaatttttttttgggtaggggccaaataagctaaattttctttttaaccttaatttttttaattttttagattatttttttttcttacctttaaattttttttttttaggaaatttgggggggggcatggcccctgccagcccccccctccctccgtccctgtcCCCTGGCCTGCTTTTAGTTTGTTCATTATTTTTGGTAAACATATATATTGAGCAACAAAGTCGTTAAATTAGGATTACTATTATTACATATTATAACTATTTTGCTTCTTAATTTATCTGGTTTGATGGTACGGTGTGAAATTTCTCCAGGCTTCTTTgcaattaaatactattttgaCTGACGGTCTTATTTCCCatagaaatcattaaaactgaGGAGTCTATTGTGAATGAGAGATATAGCTAGCTAAATTTGTTGATGTTGAAATGTGATTCACTTTCCACTTCAGAATGAGTAAATCAAGGGATTGGTTGTTGCGAAGGAATCGTGAGATTGTAGCAATAAAGGCAATGCTGAAAATAAGTGTGCTCGATCTGTAGGACTAGTGTTCATACAAAATAGTCATCAGTACTTAATTGATTGCTAATTTGGTCTTCTTTTTAGTTGCAATCGTGTTTCTCATTTTTTGTTCCATGATTGTCAACCCTGGTATATATGTGGCAAtatgctttttattttgtttatgaagCAGCATTATTCTTTATCAAATTACTAAGTAAACTTCCGCTAATTATAAACTAATATTGCTCAAGATAATTCGTAGTATGGATGACCTCTCAAGCAGGACGGAATTAGAAATTTAATTTGATGAGGGCTGAATTTCCCTAAACTTAAGGGGATATGAATAgataaatttaggaaaaaaatataaaaaaaaggtaCTCTAAATTAGCaactgattttaaaatagctccCTGAATTTTTAAGTACTATTGTGACTCATCAAACTACCAAGGTATGCCAAAAATGCTACTTTTTTTGATAATACCCTTcttatctaaataaaaaaattataaaaaaataaaaataaaaaaactatttttttttttaaaaagaaatctaaaaagttaaagaaattaaaagactttaaaattaaaatttcttaattaaaaaaaaaaagtgtgggtGCTGGTTGGtagtggccgcgcgccacccccaaagaTATTAtcggattttttattttaattttttggaaaaataagggtattagcagaaaaagtagcatttttggcacaccttagtaatttgatgggtcactttaaCACACTTGAACCTTAGTAATCTGCTCGCCAACCATTTTCTTTTCGGATTTGGCTTCTATGCGGTAGTGCACGTAAACTACCGCATAAAAGCTGTGGTTTAAAACTACAGCGTTTTGTAGTTACTCCCACCGCATGACTTAAAAAAGGATAGGCTGGACACTAACAGCGTAGTAAATACACTAACAGAACCGTGAAATAACTTCACTAACAAAATAAGAAACTTCAAAATTCACGGCGATGGTAACATGACTACAAAGAGGACGGCGATGGTATCCCATTTTCTCTctatcttctttctctctctctcgttgacGCCAGCGCTTCCACTTAGAACGAAGCCATCGACCACCGTGAGCGAATCCAAAGGCTCGGAGAAATGGCTTTAGCTGCTTTGGGATCAACATCTGGTTCGTCTTCAAGAGCCCGGCcaacactaccaaaaaaaagagatttctggacggtttttttatagacagtttaaaaaaccgtctattaaaaaaaaaaaaaaaaattatagtcatttttcttttaaaccgACAGGAAAAACCAAATTCCAGTCGGTTTAATTTAACCGTCGTTACAAATACAGACGGTTTTATTTTAAACCatctataaatatatagacGGTTATAAACAAATCGTCCGTAATTAAAAATTGCAAACGGTTTGATATAACCGTCTATAAATACAAGTTGGTTGAGGCACTTGGATTGTGTACGATTGGAAGTAATTGTAAACTGTGAtggaaaggaaaatgatttcctgCATACATCTGTTTGAGAGAAATCATGGAATTTTGCTCATGTAAGGCAATATAATTGAGCAGGATTCGAATAAAATGTTTAGATGTTCGATTCTTATCAGAAAGTAAGTGGTTTATATGTTAGTGTAAAGTTTCCAGGTACAGTTTGAGTTTGCAGCAAACAAAAACCGCAAATATGTTAAGTTTCTTCAAAAGCAGATTCATATACTCATCCTAGCATTGAACTACTGTAGACATGTTCAATTCTGCGAGTGAGATTCACTCGCTGGCGCGTGCATGCCATGCACCGATGCGTGGACGTCCGGAGAAAACACGACTAGTGGCGACAAAGACGGAGAACGACGACGAACACAACGGAGAGGCGCGTGTCGTGCAAAAGCTGGCAAAGAAGCCTAGatctaattttgaaaattttggcccGAGAACCCAGCTAGCCAAACTTCGCGAAAGACACGGTAGAGGAAGAGATGGCCTGTGAGATCTGTGTTGAAAACAAGGAAAGCATAGAAAAATCTCCAAATGAGGTGGATAGGGCTAAAGAAAGCTCTAGCAAGATTGAGGCCTCAAAAGAGACGTTAGCATGGAGGGAAAGGGGGAGGAAAGAATGGGAAAAGAGGGAGGGGAGGAGGGAAGCAATTCTCTCCTCCCATGGCATTTGGGCATTAGGGGTTGTTGTAGAGAAAGGAGGTTTTTAGAAAGAAGTTATCTACAAATTCTTATTAAAATTAGGGTTGTTGAGATCCCAACCTTTCTCCTTTGGTATgttattatgttaaattattaattattttcaacgcttaaattaataacaaataataaagtttaatattaattttaacaatttttcttacGGAGAGAAGTGTGGAGCTTCTTTCTTCTTACACGATTATtgaaattttcatatataatttcttatGTCCATCTTTTCTACAtggtatatataattaattttaaaataacataaacttAGCATTTATAATCTAACAGTATCCTCAATTtggacttcattttttttttttttttttttttttctaattgtataaggaaaatgattacAGGAGAGGATCTCTCCCACTTATGATTCAAAAGCGGGAAGAAGTCAACGAtcttatatatgaaaaaatggtGGGCTTCCCAACAATATTAAACccaaaccaaactaaaacaatgctaaaataattacaaaatgtAAAAAATGTGTCAAACAAGTGACCCGGTCCTCTCAAAGGGCTGTACGAGACggttaaaaaagttaaaaggatACAGAGTAAGGCAAACTCATTTATATCCTCGATCACTTGAAAACAACAACCACTTAAAGGCGACTAAAGCAGTAGAAGCACTGTAATAGTCTAAATATGGGACTGCAGAAAAGAGAGGCGCCAATACAAATTCAGATACAAGAATCTTCCCTAAAAGAAGATTAAAACCCAAGcaacataataaaaaagaaataaataaacagccaaaaagtccaaaaaaacaacaactccAGTGTCCGACAGAGCGGATGGCAATAAGACACCCGACGCATGAAAGGCGGAATGAGGCGCGGCTGGTGGCGTAGAAGAGTTGAAACACCGAAAATGGCGGAAGAGTGCCGCTTGAGAGAAAGACCATCATTTGATCCATCACAATAGATAACACAAGTAGTACATCTTTAGAAAAGAAGCTTTTGAAAATGTAACTAATCCCCTTGGTTAGCATTCTGCTACTTGTGATCACTTtttatctttctcttttttttttcattaaagccTTGAACAATTGACTTTTATACGTCAAGacttttcttttggtttcttgGCAGCCAAGCTACTTAGGAGGCTCGGGCAAATaacttttatgaaatttttgtaaaGAGACTTTATAGAGAATCCTAGGAAATAGCTCTCGAAATATCAGTTCCAACTAAGCTACATGCGTTCATAGATTCTATTcctactcttttctttttcaatatttttatttaagagTATTATACATGCTctcaaatatttattatttgacatgccaataaaaattattattaaattaaataactaatgaaaatataaataacatttaataataatttttactgtcacattaAATATATAGTACTGAACACTTAAAAATATGTATAGcatttcccttttccttttactttatgttgccttttcttttctttttctcagcATCTAACAATTTCATCCTAAAGCTTAGCTGCTAAGTCTTACTTATCCTGAAGAGCCATGCCACTTCGTACTACCACTGAAAAGCATAAGTTATatgtatctttttattttttttcttagcgCATAAGTTATTATGTAtcataatttaataattgaacCTTATCGTTTGTTTCAAACTcagaaatttaataattttagtaccttttttaaaaaagaaggcCCTTCAATTCCAAGACTGAGTTAATTCCATATAGCCTAAAGACTATAAAAAGGGTAACAGGCAAGCCAATAGAGAGCACTTAATTACTGGACTCAATCCCTTCGAAGATTTATAGGCATTGACATACCTAACATGGCTGCAACAAAGGTAAGCCTGAAGCTTTTGATAGACAAAAAGAGTCATCGAGTGCTCTATGCTGAAGCAGATAAAGACTTCGTTGATTTCCTCTTTAGCATTTTCACTCTGCCGGTTGGAACAGTGACTAGGCTCTTACAGAAGCAAAACATGGCAGGCTGCTTGCCTAGCCTGTACGAGAGCATAGAGAATCTGAGTGATGCTTACATTCAGCGAGAGCAACACAAAGACATCCTGCTAAACCCAAAAGCAGCCATTTCTGGTGCTAAAGTTCCTCTCCTCTTGCCAAGCGTTGAGCAGTCATATACAGCAATGAAACTTTACAAGTGTATTTGCAATTGGAACAACTGTCCTTACGTGTCTAATGACCAGAAAGCAATTTGTCCTAAGAGCAGCAAGCCAATGAGCTGGGAGCTAAAATACGTAGACCCACCAACCTCTAATGAGGAAGGTTACGTGAAAGGGTCGGTTACTTACATGGTGATGGATGATCTAGTTGTGAAGCCCTTGTCCACCATTTCTGGTGTCACTTTAGTCAGCAAGTTTGGTGTCACGGACCTTGGGGCCGTTGAGGAGAAAGTGGTCCATTTTGGCATCGATGAGGTATATGCTTATActgtttgaagaaatttttatgCTTGATAAAACAGAGAAAAGTAGTACTTGttgtatataataattaatctgcttctttttatttttagggtgtGAAATTGCTCAAGGCTTCTCTGCAATCAAAGACTGTTTTGACTGATGTTTTGCTTCGAGCAGGGACCAATGGAAGTCTAGGACTAAATCTTTATTAATTTGTCGGTGCAAGAAGTGGGAGTGGGTGGgattatttatccaaaaaattaTCCGTgggatttttatattttttgcaaTCATGTTTCTAATTAATCACCTTTATCCTGGAGGACTGTAATGTATATTCAAATGTTATTGTAAAACAAGGTGTGGCAATGTATgccttttatatattttatttgtgaATCTGCACTAATTTTTTGTCCGGAGATAATCGTGAGTTTGGATGACCTCTTTAGCGAGGTGTTTGATGGATAATAAGTGAATTTGGTTGGACTGACTAACCTTAATTACCCTGTTCGAGCCATACGCTTTGGCTTTTTTCAATTCGTTTTCCCGAATTTGGGGCTGAAAGTTTTGGCTAATTAATcggaaaatttatatttttagttgacTAAACAAGGCTAATGGAgtgtaaatattttttgtaaaacatATTTTCCACCCCCCATCTTTCTCACCGCACGCCcatctcattttctcttttatctctctctctctctctctcttaagcTGGGAGATCACCATTGGCAGTGATAAGTGATCACCATCTCACTCTCTTCTCTGCCTTTTGCAATGAGATATGTTATTTACACACATTGTATATAAATTGTACACACAATGTTTTTTTGAGTgagttttttgtcttttatttttaaaaagccAAAAAGATACACAATATGTGTACAATTAATATATGTGCAAATAACAAATCTTGCAATGCAATTGGTGACTGCCATTATATTGTCTTTGCCTAGCAATAGTCTTTTGACCTTATGCTGTCGCTATCAACCACCTCAGAGGCTCAGACCATCTTAATCACGTTGTCGCCGGCCTTCCGCCGTTCTcaaatcttctctctctctttgctgtCAACCACCGAAGACGATCGccttttttttcattctctcaCGGTAGGAAATTTActtcttaatttgttttgtgtataatttttttgttcaattctGTGGGTTTGTGTTTGAAATTGTGTCTATTTGGTGAAGGGTACGtattgaaatggagaggatccttccCCGTCCAATATTGAAGTGGAGAGGAGCCAATTCGTTCTTCAAAAGGGGTgattcctctccatttcaaaatgATTCTTCCCCCTTCAATACTCTAAATGTATTCTTTTTAGGGTTAGATGTCTTTTTGGTACATGTGATTTGGGCCAAAATCAATCAGCCACTTTAATTtggtttcaaaaagtgtcacGGATGGCACTCCTAATAAATCAAAATACCGACTTGGTACTTCTATCAATGCTTTATCTAATTTTATAATGGAGCTAGCTTAACATCACTGCAAGTAAAAATATGACACCTATCTCTTATGTCACATATGGAAGACAACTCAGCATATCTTATGACATGTCACTATATTACAGGCAATACGTGTAGTATTTATGCCACATCAAAtgctgaaaataataaataaaaaaattactgagacttaaactaaaacaatattaatgaactacaaaacttattaaaaaaaaaaaccaataaaaacaaatggaTGCATGTAAAAATGGAGGTGGTTATATATAGCCAGTCAATGGTGGCCACTGGCCAAACCATCCTCAAAATCCCAACTTGCAGAATGAGGGTGCCCAAAGCGACCAGGGGCCAACCCTGGCCTCCAAACGCGCGGTTTGgattttgagaaaatggaatTGAAGCAATCAGTAATTGGCTCAGAATCGTACTCAGGGACATCGTCATCGTCAACATCATCACCTTGTGGGAAGCGAGCTAGAGATCCCGAAGATGAGGTTTAGCTTTAGCTATAGCTTCTGGGTGAGAAtcgtttttgtttttcctgGGTCACAATATATATTGCTCCCATACGAATGTGAAGTGTTGAGTTTTTCACTGGGTATGCCAGTGTCGTCTGATATAAAGCTAATGGCCTAATGCTAAACCTCGCACTAATTCTCACCCAGAAAAACCCAATAACATATGATGAGGAATCCTTAATATATAGGCACTCAAACAAACTCCACAATGTGTAaatttattttgtgtaattaatttttttctttgaaaatattttatacaaaagACATTATATACCGAAACAAACTGATAATTGATTGCAatcaaatataataataaagaaaagtcAGAGTGAATGTTTTAATATTGTACGTACGTCGCTTCAGGCTTACAGTATATACAAACAACTTCAAGCATAAAtctcctccaaaaaaaaaaaaaaaaaaaagggataaataccccattggtacctgagttttacgtgtttttaaatttagtacctcagttttgttttgtatcataggtggtacctgaattaagggtaaaaacccatttggtacctctgttagattttccgttcAAATTTTAACgactcgccacgtgtcaaccgctgaggttgacacgtggcactacataaaataaaattaaaaattaaaatctttagaaaatgattaaaaataaaaaaattaaaaaaaaaattaaaaaaaaaaaaagaaaaaagaagaggggtggctgagccacccccttggccggtctgaccggtctggggtggccgaaccaccccacagttgaaaaaaaaaataaaaataaaaatttttgaagggttttggccctagggggtggttcggccacccccaagggccaaaacccatccaaaaagaaattgagggtttgcccttggggtggccgaaccaccccctagggccaaaacccttcaaaaaaaaattttgggttggcccttgggggtggccgaaccacccccgtggcccaagccaccccctagggccaaaaccgttcaaaaaaatttttttttttttttttttttttcaactgtggggtggccgaaccaccccctatggggtggttcggccaccccagaccggtcagaccggccaagggggtggctgggccacctccttggccaaaatgggggtggccggccacccccatggtggcccccctcttcttttttctttttttaattttttttttaaaattttattatttttaatcattttctaaagattttaatttttaatttttaattttttttatgtagtgccacgtgtcaacctcagcggttgacacgtggcgagtcgttaaaatttggacggaaaatctaacagaggtaccaaatgggtttttactcttaattcaggtaccacctatgatacaaaacaaaactgaggtactaaatttaaaaacacgtaaaactcaggtaccaatggggtatttatcccaaaaaaaaaaaaaaacttcaagcataaattatataatacatTGTGAGAAATGAGAATCATATTAAATACATGGCCGATGGGCATAGAATTATGTATTAGTAGGGGTGTAATTTCGAACCGATTATAGCCGGTTGAAAAACTGACTTCGGGCACTAATCGGTTTTGGATAAtcaaaaaattgagaaattggATACTAGAAGCCGGAGTCGATTATTAATTTTCTAGACACATGATTATAATCGGATAATTGGCTCCTactgtgtgtatatatatatattatttttggatgggctataatatatatagtacatgggaaattttttttttctttaatttgtgcTAGGCAAAGGACCGGTCCGATGTTGGTCAGGTAGTCCGACACTCGTTACACTCCTAACCCTTGTCTTCAGACTCCCCTCTCCCTCACTCACTCAAAATCCGATAGTCACGCTTGTGGTCGCTCGCCGGAACTTCACCAGAGCCTCGCCGGGATACTCACTTCTAGTCGCCGGATCACTCATCGGTGAGTTCCAGTTCTTAGATCTGGCTCTGGCATGTATTTTACTGTGTCTAGTTGCTCAGAAAACCGAGGAGTCACGCTAGTGCTCGCTCGCCGGGACTTCACCTGAGCCTCGTCGGGATACTCCTTTCTAGTCGCCGGATCACTCATCGGTGAGTCCAGTTCTTAGATCTGGCTCTGgcatgtatttttc carries:
- the LOC133864168 gene encoding uncharacterized protein LOC133864168, which codes for MAATKVSLKLLIDKKSHRVLYAEADKDFVDFLFSIFTLPVGTVTRLLQKQNMAGCLPSLYESIENLSDAYIQREQHKDILLNPKAAISGAKVPLLLPSVEQSYTAMKLYKCICNWNNCPYVSNDQKAICPKSSKPMSWELKYVDPPTSNEEGYVKGSVTYMVMDDLVVKPLSTISGVTLVSKFGVTDLGAVEEKVVHFGIDEGVKLLKASLQSKTVLTDVLLRAGTNGSLGLNLY